The DNA region CTAAAGCTTTTTTCAAGGCGGCGACTGTTTGCATAAGTTTCAATACCAACTGGCACGACTCCAACCTCCAGCAATGAATCATATAGCGCAAGACCTTCTTGACTATCATTATTTAAATAAATTTCCCAACCACTTTCTCCAACATAGGAAATACGTGATGCCCATACATCAATTTTTTTTCCTTCAGCTAAATTTAACGTGAGGTTTTTCGCAGCTGCAAAAGGGAAGTTTTCTATTGAAATTTCATTAGGGTCAATAAAATGACCTAGAGCATTTTTTGCCTGAGGCCCCCATAATCCCAGCGTTGCTATGTCATGAGTGCGAATTTTAATCTCAGCATCTAAGCCATTATCATCACGATAGTTACGCAAAGTTACCCAATCTCGATTGCCATCTGCACCGCCAGTAACAACGCGATAACGATCTTTGCCTAAACGAGAAATAGTCAGATCTGCATGCACTCCACCGTCTTCATCTAGGAAGTTGGTATAAATCATTCTTCCTTCAGGGGTATCACCGCCGACTTTTGCCACGGATAAATATTCCAGCATTCTCTCAGCATCCTTACCTTTGATATCCATAATAGGGAAGTGAGATAAGTTGATCATGCCAACGGAATCACTCATTGCAAGATGTTCCGCATTAGCAATTTCATAGGGCACATGCCTTCGATCCCATTCATTTTCCCTGACAGGAATTTCTTTTAAATAATTTTCTAGCTTTTGTTCATTACTTTCATAAGCCAAGGCTCTTTCCCAACCAGCCACTTCATTATCAAAGAATCCACCAAGCTCCTTTTCTCTTTGATAAAAGGGGCTAACATACAACTCTCTATGGCTAATATAGGGTTCTCTGGGGTGAACGGCAGGAGTGTAGATGGTCTGAGCATTTTCAAAAGATCGTGTTTTTACGAAAGCCTTTTCTTTTTGTGCAGGGTAGAATCTTGCAATATCAAAAGAGTGCATATCCATTTGAGTTTTGCCGTGAATCATTGACTCAGCAAGCAATCTTGCACATCCGGGACCGTCTTTTACCCAAACTGCTTCGCACAACCAAAAGCCTCTTACCTCAGGGCTCTCTCCAATTAACGATCCAGCATCAGGTGTTACCGAGAGCAAGCCATTAAATGAGCTCTTTTCATCCCAACCTAGTTCATTGAGAATGGGTGTAGTTTCAAATGCCTTTTCAAGAGGCTCTGCCACCTCTTCAAGATCGAGATATCTCATTGAATCGGAGATCATCGTTTTTTCTGGATTACCAATATCTTCAGGTTCAACTAATCTAGGTTCTTTGTCTTCGTAATATCCCCACTCAAGCATGCCTCCATGCAACCTGCCAGTGTCTCTCACATATGCCGAGTTACCTTGATCACGAAGTAGGGGATAAACAAGCAGTTCCTCTGTTCCCTGAATTTCTGGGAGAGGACCAAAAAATAGTAAAGGGTGTTCTACAGGCATTAAGGGCACTGGAACGCCGGCTTTTTTACCCATTAAGGGCCCCCATATTCCAGATGTTATAACAACTTTATTTGTTTTGATTGTTCCCTTATCAGTCTTGACTCCAGTAATGCGACCGTTTTCAACATCAA from Nitrospinota bacterium includes:
- a CDS encoding FAD-dependent oxidoreductase, which encodes MTQQSSKFPSEAEVVIVGVGGIVGSMVAYWLAELGQKNIVGLEKSTIIPSDIASTAHASDFVYNTTHDKLGCWATNFSRKFYEDNGFFLKKGGLEICRKDDDARWEELKRKVESGKAFGTNIRLISASEAKEKFPLLDEESIRGAMWDPDAGLVTPRSQDVVNFAVETAKEKGALSTFTDTPAIDFDVENGRITGVKTDKGTIKTNKVVITSGIWGPLMGKKAGVPVPLMPVEHPLLFFGPLPEIQGTEELLVYPLLRDQGNSAYVRDTGRLHGGMLEWGYYEDKEPRLVEPEDIGNPEKTMISDSMRYLDLEEVAEPLEKAFETTPILNELGWDEKSSFNGLLSVTPDAGSLIGESPEVRGFWLCEAVWVKDGPGCARLLAESMIHGKTQMDMHSFDIARFYPAQKEKAFVKTRSFENAQTIYTPAVHPREPYISHRELYVSPFYQREKELGGFFDNEVAGWERALAYESNEQKLENYLKEIPVRENEWDRRHVPYEIANAEHLAMSDSVGMINLSHFPIMDIKGKDAERMLEYLSVAKVGGDTPEGRMIYTNFLDEDGGVHADLTISRLGKDRYRVVTGGADGNRDWVTLRNYRDDNGLDAEIKIRTHDIATLGLWGPQAKNALGHFIDPNEISIENFPFAAAKNLTLNLAEGKKIDVWASRISYVGESGWEIYLNNDSQEGLALYDSLLEVGVVPVGIETYANSRRLEKSFRLQGADLETEYNACESAIERRLVKEADFHGKAAHLAHREEEPSAILCTMTIDDLNVSGSMRYPVGNSPIIDPASGEVPIDSKGRRSYATGMSYCPSIKKFVVMGYLPKNLAVPGKSLLLEYFNENGDGVYPMTVQIAGKGSLYDPKNERVRA